DNA sequence from the Cellulophaga sp. HaHaR_3_176 genome:
TCTGTCCAGCTCCAGAAAGTTCTTTTTCACTTGCCGTTGCTAAACCTGGCTGTAATGCAATTGTAAGTATTCGTCCATAATCAAAAACTCTATTTGAGCTTTCAGGTTGGGCTAATACATCTGCATATTCAGCCTCTAATTTCTCTAACTGTTTTGAATCCACCTCTCCATTTTCACTAGCTTCAGAAATCCAAGTATCTAAAAGCTTTTTTTCCGCAGGAATAAAAGTCACTTGCGCAATTGCAATCTGTGTTGTTAAAATAAATAAGAATACGTATTTCATCTGTTTATAGGTTTAATTTTAAAAACCTTTGAAAATCGTCGAATACAAGGTTTTTTATGCAATTTAACAAGATCTTTTTTATTAAGAAACCCTGTTTTTAGGGATATTTGATTAAATATAAAACGATTTAACTTTTAGAATTAGTGCATGACTCACTTATTAATATAAAATGATATTCAAAAACAAACTTTCACAAATTATTGAAAGTTTAAAAATAATGATTATATTTGTTTCATGGAATACAAAGAAGCTAAAGATAAATTTATAGGTACTTGGGGAAGCTTAGGTACGCTTTGGGGTATAAATAAAGCTATGGCTCAAATACAGGCTTTACTTTTTATTTCTACAAAACCACTTTCTACTGAAGAAATAATGGAAGAGCTTCAAATATCAAGAGGTAATACGAGTATGAATGTTCGTCAGTTAATCGATTGGGGAATTGTTACTAAAGAATTAGTACCTGGTGAACGTAAAGAATATTTTTCTACAGAAAAAGATGTGCAAGAATTAGCTCGTGTTATTGCTAAAGAACGTAGTAGAAGAGAAATACAACCTGTAATAAAAACTTTAAAAGAAGTTTCTTCTATTAAAGATGATGGCACCGAAAAAACGAAAGAATTAATTAAACAGACCAAAGCATTACATGATTTGGCTGATACTGCAGATGTAATGCTAAATAAATTAGTAAATCAGAATCAAAACTGGATGACAAAATCTCTTTTTAAACTATTTAAATAAAAAAAATTTAAATCATACTTTCAATATTTTCTGAAACTTCTAAATACATAAATTATGAAAACGATACATAACTTAAATAAATGGAGTTTTAATATCACACTTGTATTTTACTTAACCATATACCTAGGGCTTATGGCTCAAATAATACTAGGGTGTATACAAATTCTTATAGCACTATATATTACATTTTATTTAAAATTAAATACTGATGTTCTTAGTAAACTAAAAACATATTGGTCATTTGTAATACCATACTTGCTTTCATTATTGTTTTTAACTGATTATGTAGACGAAACCCTACTCATAGGAATTTACTATGCGTTAGTCCCAATGTCTATAGCTGGTTATTTTGTTTACATAACAAAAACATTAAATAATGAAATACTTCTATTAAAAAATAAAGCAAAAGCAAAAATGCACTGATAGTAAACCATCCAACATTTTCTATTAATTTAAAATTATAAAAAACAAACTATGCAACATACTGTCCCAAATTGGTTACTAATTATCGCAGGATTAGGTCAGATATTTACAGCTTTAATTTACCCATACATTCGTCACAAAGTTTTTGATTGGTATAACGATGTAAAGCAACTGAAGCCTTTAAATCAAGAAATTGCTAAAACTTATGGTAGGTACATTCAAGGTTTGAATTTTTCTTTTGGGTTGATTACAATTTTACTAACTGATGATTTAAAAAACGGAAGCAAATTAGCAATCGCAATTTCTGGTTTAATAGCAGCGTATTGGATTGGTA
Encoded proteins:
- a CDS encoding GbsR/MarR family transcriptional regulator; amino-acid sequence: MEYKEAKDKFIGTWGSLGTLWGINKAMAQIQALLFISTKPLSTEEIMEELQISRGNTSMNVRQLIDWGIVTKELVPGERKEYFSTEKDVQELARVIAKERSRREIQPVIKTLKEVSSIKDDGTEKTKELIKQTKALHDLADTADVMLNKLVNQNQNWMTKSLFKLFK